One Lentibacillus cibarius DNA window includes the following coding sequences:
- a CDS encoding sodium-dependent transporter: MREQWSTKIGFILSSAGAAIGLGAIWKFPYMTGMNGGGAFFLLFIAFTLIIGLPLLIAEFVIGRGAQQEAISAYKKLAPGSNWSIIGRWGAIGAFILLSFYSVVGGWVLIYTVMSVTGSIIHPDTDYEKLFGIITGSPLIALSGLGVFLAISVVIISFGIKDGIERASKVMMPLLFIFFIILVIRSVTFEGAAEGLAFFLQPDFSQITAEGVLYALGQSFFALAVGFSVMVTYSSYLEKNVSLPFSAASVSIMNIFVSLLAGLAIFPVVFSFGFEPAKGPGLLFMVLPAAFAQMPMGEVFLSLFLLLFLFAIFTSVFSMLEIITAAMTAGTNRSRTKVAWLTGLIVFIAGIPAALSANVLSDFTIFGLTVFDASDFLVSNIMLPGGCFLIALFIGLRMNRNLMKKEFLSGSNLSASNFQIWFQIMRWLTPVTILIVFLYSLGFI, translated from the coding sequence ATGCGTGAGCAATGGTCAACGAAAATTGGATTCATTTTATCATCAGCCGGTGCAGCCATCGGCCTTGGAGCAATCTGGAAATTCCCTTACATGACCGGAATGAATGGCGGGGGTGCCTTTTTCCTACTATTTATCGCCTTCACATTAATTATCGGGCTTCCTCTTTTAATTGCGGAATTCGTCATTGGAAGAGGTGCGCAACAGGAGGCAATCAGTGCGTATAAAAAACTAGCTCCTGGAAGTAACTGGTCGATTATTGGTCGCTGGGGAGCCATTGGTGCCTTCATTCTTTTGTCATTTTATAGTGTTGTCGGCGGTTGGGTGCTTATTTATACCGTTATGTCCGTCACAGGATCCATTATTCACCCGGATACAGACTATGAGAAATTATTCGGAATAATCACGGGTAGTCCACTGATAGCATTGTCCGGACTTGGGGTGTTTTTAGCCATCAGTGTTGTCATCATATCGTTCGGCATCAAAGATGGTATTGAAAGGGCAAGCAAAGTCATGATGCCATTATTATTCATCTTTTTTATTATTCTTGTCATTCGGTCCGTTACATTTGAAGGTGCAGCTGAAGGACTAGCATTTTTCCTGCAACCTGATTTCTCGCAAATAACCGCCGAGGGAGTTTTATATGCGCTTGGACAATCATTCTTTGCGCTGGCAGTCGGTTTCTCCGTTATGGTGACGTATAGCTCCTATTTGGAAAAGAATGTGAGCCTGCCATTTTCTGCAGCATCTGTATCTATTATGAACATATTTGTGTCGCTGCTCGCCGGCCTAGCCATTTTCCCTGTCGTCTTTTCATTTGGATTCGAACCGGCTAAAGGACCCGGACTACTATTCATGGTACTCCCGGCAGCATTTGCGCAAATGCCGATGGGTGAAGTATTTCTCAGTTTATTCCTGCTTTTATTTTTGTTCGCGATTTTCACATCGGTTTTCAGTATGCTGGAAATCATTACGGCAGCCATGACCGCCGGAACAAATCGTTCCCGGACCAAAGTCGCTTGGCTGACGGGGCTTATTGTCTTTATTGCCGGTATCCCTGCTGCCTTGTCCGCCAATGTGTTATCTGACTTTACCATTTTTGGGCTCACCGTTTTTGATGCCAGCGATTTTTTAGTCAGTAACATTATGCTGCCGGGGGGATGTTTTTTGATAGCCCTGTTTATCGGACTGCGAATGAACCGCAACCTGATGAAAAAAGAATTCCTAAGCGGAAGCAATCTGAGTGCCAGCAACTTCCAGATCTGGTTTCAAATCATGCGCTGGCTCACCCCTGTCACCATTCTTATTGTATTTTTGTATTCATTGGGATTCATTTAA
- a CDS encoding CoA-disulfide reductase, which translates to MNRKIVIVGGVGGGATVAAQLRRQDKNADILLIDKGEHIAFSNCGMPYYIGGTVNKRKHLLVDTEKFSQKYNVRVQTNTTVTSIDRQNKQVICEHKSETRHEPYDKLILSPGASAVMPPFEGMNKDRTFTLHTIPDMDRIQDYIERHKPQSCAIIGAGFIGMEMVENLKQIGIDCTVIDRSKQVSKIVDSDMADTIEQHMQEQGVQIMLNEELNFFSENGSVLHLSSGKTVRADMTLMAAGIKPNTALATSSSLEIGETGAIKVNHFMQTNDPDIYALGDAVETNDRLVRTPRHIALAWPAHRQAYIIASHLHGADAAYNGTQGSAIFKVFDLTVGATGLNKAALDKLGINYQEVTHKARSHAGYYPGAEKVSIKILFDQADGTIYGAQVVGKDGADKRLAVLTTAMKGKLTVHDLPDLELAYAPPYSSPKDPINIIGYKAASMLKRAPGK; encoded by the coding sequence ATGAATAGAAAAATTGTTATTGTCGGTGGAGTCGGTGGTGGCGCTACCGTTGCGGCACAGTTGAGGCGCCAGGATAAGAACGCCGATATCCTACTCATCGATAAAGGCGAGCATATCGCGTTTTCTAACTGCGGAATGCCTTATTACATTGGAGGTACCGTCAACAAGCGGAAGCATTTGCTTGTTGATACGGAAAAGTTTTCCCAAAAATACAATGTGCGTGTTCAAACCAATACAACGGTCACATCGATTGACCGTCAAAATAAGCAGGTTATCTGTGAACATAAATCCGAAACACGTCATGAACCGTACGATAAACTCATTCTTTCCCCAGGAGCTTCGGCGGTTATGCCCCCATTTGAAGGAATGAACAAAGACCGGACATTCACATTGCATACCATTCCGGACATGGACCGGATACAAGATTATATAGAGCGTCATAAACCACAATCCTGTGCCATTATCGGTGCCGGATTTATTGGGATGGAGATGGTGGAAAACCTTAAACAGATTGGCATTGATTGCACTGTTATTGATCGGTCCAAACAAGTCTCTAAAATCGTTGACAGTGACATGGCGGATACGATTGAGCAGCATATGCAAGAACAAGGGGTTCAGATTATGCTTAATGAAGAGCTTAATTTCTTTTCAGAAAACGGATCTGTCCTGCACCTGTCAAGTGGGAAAACAGTAAGGGCTGATATGACCTTAATGGCAGCGGGGATTAAGCCTAATACAGCGCTTGCCACCAGCAGTTCACTGGAAATCGGGGAAACAGGCGCCATTAAAGTGAATCACTTTATGCAGACGAACGACCCTGACATATACGCTTTAGGTGATGCCGTCGAGACCAATGATCGCCTTGTCCGGACACCACGGCATATCGCACTGGCATGGCCGGCACACCGTCAAGCATACATCATCGCCAGCCATTTGCATGGGGCTGACGCCGCCTATAACGGAACACAAGGGTCAGCCATTTTTAAAGTGTTTGATCTGACTGTCGGGGCTACTGGCCTGAATAAAGCAGCACTGGATAAATTGGGGATTAACTATCAAGAAGTAACACACAAAGCTCGTTCCCATGCGGGTTATTATCCCGGGGCGGAAAAAGTTTCGATAAAGATTCTATTCGACCAAGCAGATGGAACCATATACGGAGCACAAGTAGTTGGAAAAGATGGTGCAGATAAGCGACTGGCTGTATTAACGACAGCAATGAAAGGTAAATTGACCGTCCACGATCTGCCGGATTTGGAACTTGCATACGCACCACCCTACTCCTCTCCAAAAGATCCAATTAATATTATTGGCTATAAAGCCGCCAGCATGCTAAAAAGAGCGCCGGGTAAATAA